From Treponema rectale, one genomic window encodes:
- a CDS encoding ABC transporter permease, with protein MFKIIIFTFEQALASVGIALLAGIPGAYFIARKTFPAKKILKSLSVIPLCVPALMAALGYISALGLAGWYNRILISLFSLKEPPLRFLYSFSGIAITQGFYNFPLIMKSTADVLSQLDHSPEESAELLGAGQIKIFFTITLPRIIPAIIAGAVPVFIFCYFSFMIILMFGIPGSSTIETEIYFAARMHKPFSKILLLCTTETILAIIVIFTGTLYEKKSEQITENSFSIKKQTPVSFSKKEFPFAALYFIIIFIFFVIPFFSIPLNSFFGTNDTYPTLKYWKFILSSKSFIPSVTTSIIQASITGLLCTATAIIFSTATRLCPHSGIKQIIKTIPLLPMAISSVAASVIILKITALSEYNTNLITLCAVQTFLYWPFAFRQIYASASRISDEVIFSAKLLSNSKTQFLTEVFFPATKRSCISAFLFSFAISIGDASLPVVLAIPEYTSLALFTYRLFGYRFPAACCTSMILGIVCITLCILAEKIGDQK; from the coding sequence ATGTTCAAAATAATTATTTTCACTTTTGAACAGGCTCTTGCCTCCGTGGGTATTGCATTGCTTGCAGGAATCCCGGGGGCATACTTTATCGCCCGAAAAACTTTTCCCGCAAAAAAAATATTGAAATCACTTTCCGTCATTCCACTGTGCGTACCAGCCCTAATGGCGGCTCTTGGTTACATAAGCGCACTGGGACTTGCCGGATGGTACAACAGAATACTGATTAGCCTTTTCTCTCTAAAAGAACCTCCCTTAAGATTCTTATATTCCTTTTCCGGAATAGCAATAACACAGGGATTCTATAATTTTCCGCTGATAATGAAATCAACAGCCGACGTACTTTCACAGCTTGATCACTCGCCAGAAGAAAGTGCTGAACTTTTAGGCGCAGGACAAATCAAAATATTCTTTACAATAACACTTCCCAGAATAATTCCAGCAATCATAGCAGGCGCAGTACCTGTATTTATATTCTGCTATTTTTCTTTCATGATCATACTTATGTTTGGTATTCCAGGCTCATCAACAATAGAAACAGAAATTTACTTTGCTGCACGAATGCACAAACCCTTTTCAAAAATACTCCTGTTATGTACAACAGAAACAATTCTTGCCATCATCGTAATTTTTACCGGAACTTTATACGAAAAAAAATCTGAACAAATTACAGAGAACTCCTTTTCTATAAAAAAACAAACTCCTGTTTCTTTTTCAAAAAAAGAGTTTCCTTTTGCTGCATTATACTTCATCATAATATTTATTTTCTTTGTAATTCCGTTTTTTTCGATTCCATTGAACTCATTTTTTGGAACCAATGACACTTATCCAACACTCAAATACTGGAAATTCATACTGTCTTCAAAAAGTTTTATTCCGTCTGTAACAACATCAATCATCCAGGCATCAATTACAGGATTATTATGTACTGCAACTGCAATTATATTTTCTACCGCAACACGCCTATGCCCGCATTCAGGAATCAAACAGATTATAAAAACAATACCTCTCCTTCCCATGGCAATTTCATCCGTTGCGGCATCAGTAATTATTTTAAAAATTACAGCCCTCTCTGAATACAATACAAACCTGATAACTTTATGTGCCGTACAGACTTTTTTATACTGGCCTTTCGCCTTCAGACAAATTTATGCATCTGCATCACGCATTTCCGATGAAGTAATTTTCAGTGCAAAACTGCTTTCAAACAGCAAAACTCAATTTCTCACTGAAGTATTCTTTCCGGCTACAAAACGATCCTGCATCAGTGCATTTCTGTTCAGTTTCGCCATAAGCATAGGAGATGCATCATTACCTGTCGTTCTTGCTATTCCTGAATATACATCACTGGCCCTTTTTACATACAGACTATTTGGATACAGATTTCCGGCAGCCTGCTGTACATCAATGATTTTAGGAATTGTGTGTATCACCCTATGTATTCTTGCAGAAAAAATCGGAGACCAAAAATGA
- a CDS encoding RluA family pseudouridine synthase, whose protein sequence is MFNPFREDEAYSECLKFINQIKTSEIKLVQISKESLERDNIGVMIGCLVCLDCDGKKIVLRTVSGNRYDVVSNVDDSSIFVKPIVSSIQIQEALEKNDLKIHQLTEKIESLDNSLEKSLFSKQRRLLTDESLNSVFNLYSFCCADGKVRSLKEICAITNGNNLPPAGTGDCCAPKLLNYAFSHEMNPISMCEVFYGNSKTRVSFEKSSPCDERCGLLLPVILGLDILYRDNDILVINKQSGLLSVPGRGPEKQDCVVNRMKRLYPFTMEQPAVHRLDMETSGLLVLAFNSDAHRKLSKQFEEGVVYKEYIALLDGVLSKFGIPEHGQKELYFRLDIENRPHQIWDEIYGKKAVTEWKILDVEYYTSPNGVRRPCTRILFLPHTGRTHQLRLISSDSHGFGVPIIGDTLYGTCNPGERLMLHASKLSFIHPATGERMCFECAPEF, encoded by the coding sequence ATGTTTAACCCTTTTAGAGAAGATGAAGCATATAGTGAATGTCTGAAATTTATTAATCAAATAAAAACATCTGAAATAAAACTTGTTCAAATTTCTAAAGAAAGCTTAGAAAGAGATAATATTGGTGTTATGATAGGATGTCTTGTCTGTCTAGATTGTGATGGAAAAAAAATTGTATTAAGAACAGTCAGTGGCAATAGATATGATGTTGTTTCAAATGTAGATGATTCAAGTATATTTGTAAAACCTATTGTTTCTAGTATTCAGATTCAAGAGGCTCTGGAAAAAAACGATTTGAAAATACATCAACTTACAGAAAAAATCGAAAGTCTTGATAATTCTTTAGAAAAATCCTTATTTTCAAAACAGAGAAGACTTTTAACAGACGAATCATTAAACAGTGTTTTTAATCTTTATAGTTTTTGCTGTGCAGATGGTAAAGTCAGATCGTTAAAGGAAATCTGTGCCATTACAAATGGTAATAATCTTCCTCCTGCAGGTACGGGGGATTGCTGTGCACCTAAATTATTAAATTATGCATTTTCACATGAAATGAATCCTATAAGTATGTGTGAAGTTTTTTATGGAAATTCTAAAACGAGGGTTTCTTTTGAAAAAAGTTCACCCTGTGATGAAAGATGTGGTTTACTTCTGCCTGTTATACTTGGACTTGATATTTTATATAGGGATAACGATATATTGGTTATAAACAAGCAGAGTGGTCTTTTGAGCGTTCCTGGCAGAGGTCCTGAAAAACAGGATTGTGTGGTTAATAGAATGAAGCGTTTATATCCCTTTACAATGGAACAGCCGGCTGTACACAGACTTGATATGGAAACTTCAGGTTTATTGGTTCTGGCATTCAATTCCGATGCACATAGAAAACTTTCTAAGCAGTTTGAAGAGGGAGTTGTATATAAAGAATATATTGCGCTGTTGGATGGAGTTCTTTCCAAATTTGGGATTCCTGAACATGGTCAAAAAGAACTTTATTTTAGATTAGATATTGAAAACAGACCTCATCAGATTTGGGATGAAATTTACGGTAAGAAAGCTGTAACTGAATGGAAAATCCTTGATGTTGAATATTATACCTCTCCAAATGGTGTACGACGTCCCTGTACAAGAATTCTCTTTTTGCCTCATACAGGCCGTACTCATCAATTAAGATTGATAAGCAGTGATTCGCATGGCTTTGGTGTCCCGATTATTGGAGATACTCTTTATGGTACTTGTAATCCTGGAGAAAGATTAATGCTTCATGCAAGTAAACTTAGTTTTATTCACCCTGCTACTGGAGAGAGAATGTGTTTTGAATGTGCTCCTGAGTTTTAA
- a CDS encoding ABC transporter ATP-binding protein, giving the protein MKYFEAEHIYKKFPDMTVDLSMAAEKGTFTTILGPSGSGKSTALRIIAGLEKNESNTRIYLNGKKISDLPCSQRNCGMVFQNSALFMNLNVQQNIEYGLINRRIKKAERNIMTKTWLEKFGMSGFEKRKCTTLSGGEMQRIALIRTLIVKPDLILLDEPMSALDAPLRKKLASEIHTLQKKENLTIIMVTHDIEEAKNISDNIILIKHGKAAWEGSSTDFSEKLFESC; this is encoded by the coding sequence ATGAAATATTTTGAAGCAGAACATATTTACAAAAAATTTCCAGACATGACAGTAGATCTCAGTATGGCAGCAGAAAAAGGAACCTTTACAACAATTTTGGGGCCAAGCGGTTCTGGAAAATCAACGGCATTACGAATAATCGCAGGGCTTGAAAAAAACGAAAGCAATACAAGAATATACTTAAATGGAAAAAAAATTTCAGATTTACCCTGTTCTCAAAGAAACTGCGGAATGGTTTTCCAAAACAGCGCGCTTTTTATGAATCTCAATGTACAGCAGAATATTGAATACGGGCTCATTAACAGAAGAATAAAAAAAGCAGAACGAAATATTATGACAAAAACCTGGCTGGAAAAATTCGGAATGTCAGGATTTGAAAAAAGAAAATGTACGACCTTAAGTGGCGGAGAAATGCAGCGAATCGCACTCATTAGAACTCTTATCGTAAAACCGGACTTAATCCTCCTGGATGAACCAATGAGTGCCCTTGATGCTCCATTAAGAAAAAAACTGGCATCAGAAATACATACTCTTCAAAAAAAAGAAAACCTCACCATAATTATGGTCACACATGATATAGAAGAAGCAAAAAACATAAGCGACAATATAATACTCATAAAACACGGCAAAGCAGCATGGGAAGGCAGTTCTACAGATTTTTCAGAAAAACTTTTTGAGTCCTGTTAA